From the Scylla paramamosain isolate STU-SP2022 chromosome 15, ASM3559412v1, whole genome shotgun sequence genome, one window contains:
- the LOC135107278 gene encoding hexosaminidase D-like isoform X2 yields MYALRGAAPSHRPLALWTTKNFHRREGVGPAGEQRLHCVGCVMEVLRAWFGRAGVGAWRARRQVVWGTCVLVMVGVIYLQYAPSGLLDHPSAPRHRALNTLYSPHEHEMGQQPSERTQVQRVRFVTGGEGSQSGPEGNVDTHVHDDVDNNNNMNSINEEAVPSDPASQQHHLAVEGLQRRVAERRVQEEQVAAGGGNAGEAGAVMLPQQDLPPAGVWGGGQYRYNPYGEPVYGRTDRPNYIPAHRVVHFDLKGAPPKMSALLQLIPWLARQGATAVMLEYEDMFPWRGRLAQVAAKNHYSRKQISGLVAACRSHGLEVIPLVQTFGHLEFALKHERFAHLREVPEIPQALCPSLNESLWLVRALVDQTMALHPGARFLHIGCDEVFQLGECERCRLVVRESLFLQHMKAVARYVRQKYAAVPLVWDDMLRHVSESAMQEAQLGQLVEPMVWVYAEDVYRFVQPSVWSKFGQVFPRVWAASAFKGAFGEQLTVPNVRRHLDNNLNWLDVMSAETAKFTGGFRGLVLTGWQRYDHFAVLCELLPAAMPSLSVNLLAVSHGYFNASVQGQLYQALNCMQTPKYQTWLNLDADPFLWDKFSWCFFPGAPVFKMTARLDATRRDVDAYLERVTRSRAWITDYNRRHNYSSPMRVDEDLEELPARLHSVTLLLKTAREALAEWFDDWTVGEWLEQHIWPLLNRLQALQREAESMKAVKYWPARPLPLLSELAAFGVSEPSTVDGQGRQEGDGGGGRT; encoded by the coding sequence gaCGTGAGGGTGTGGGGCCTGCTGGTGAACAGAGACTACATTGTGTGGGCTGCGTGATGGAGGTATTGCGGGCATGGTTTGGACGTGCAGGAGTAGGTGCATGGCGCGCCCGACGCCAAGTGGTTTGGGGGACATGTGTATTAGTGATGGTAGGTGTGATCTACCTACAGTATGCTCCCTCTGGTCTTTTAGACCATCCATCTGCACCCCGCCATCGAGCCCTCAACACTTTATATTCACCACATGAGCACGAGATGGGTCAGCAGCCTTCGGAGCGCACCCAAGTACAGCGGGTCAGATTTGTCACAGGTGGAGAAGGGTCACAGAGTGGACCAGAGGGTAATGTTGATACTCATGTGCATGATGATgttgacaataacaacaacatgaacagcATCAATGAAGAAGCAGTGCCATCTGACCCTGCCAGCCAACAGCACCACCTAGCTGTAGAGGGTTTGCAACGGCGAGTGGCTGAACGTCGAGTTCAAGAGGAACAGGTGGCTGCAGGTGGTGGGAATGCTGGTGAAGCTGGTGCTGTGATGCTGCCACAGCAAGACTTGCCACCAGCAGGTGTGTGGGGTGGTGGCCAGTACCGCTATAATCCATATGGTGAACCTGTATATGGTCGAACAGATAGACCTAACTACATCCCTGCCCATCGTGTTGTACACTTTGACCTAAAGGGTGCACCACCTAAAATGTCAGCTCTCCTCCAGCTTATTCCATGGCTTGCACGCCAGGGTGCCACAGCTGTAATGCTGGAATATGAAGACATGTTCCCATGGCGTGGCCGGCTGGCCCAGGTGGCAGCCAAAAACCACTATTCCCGGAAACAGATATCGGGCCTTGTGGCTGCCTGTCGCAGCCATGGATTGGAAGTCATCCCACTAGTACAGACCTTTGGCCATCTTGAGTTTGCTTTAAAGCATGAACGGTTTGCCCATTTGCGGGAGGTGCCAGAGATCCCACAGGCATTGTGTCCATCGCTCAATGAGTCCCTTTGGCTGGTGCGGGCCTTGGTGGACCAAACCATGGCACTCCATCCTGGGGCTCGCTTCCTTCACATTGGCTGTGATGAAGTGTTTCAGCTTGGTGAGTGTGAGCGTTGCCGTTTGGTGGTGCGTGAAAGTTTATTTTTGCAGCATATGAAGGCTGTGGCACGTTACGTCCGTCAGAAATATGCCGCCGTGCCACTTGTATGGGATGACATGTTGCGTCATGTCTCAGAGTCTGCAATGCAAGAGGCTCAGTTAGGGCAGTTGGTAGAGCCTATGGTTTGGGTGTATGCTGAAGATGTGTATAGATTTGTGCAGCCTTCAGTGTGGAGCAAGTTTGGGCAAGTATTCCCCCGGGTGTGGGCAGCATCTGCTTTCAAAGGCGCCTTTGGGGAACAGTTGACAGTGCCTAATGTACGACGACACCTGGACAATAATCTGAACTGGCTGGATGTGATGTCAGCTGAAACAGCCAAGTTCACAGGTGGATTTCGAGGCCTGGTGCTTACAGGCTGGCAGCGGTATGATCATTTTGCTGTATTGTGTGAATTGTTGCCTGCAGCCATGCCCTCACTTTCTGTAAATCTTCTGGCTGTCTCACATGGTTATTTCAATGCCAGTGTGCAAGGCCAGTTGTATCAGGCACTGAATTGCATGCAGACACCCAAATATCAAACATGGCTCAATCTGGATGCTGACCCTTTTCTGTGGGACAAATTTTCATGGTGCTTTTTCCCAGGAGCACCAGTGTTCAAAATGACAGCACGTTTGGATGCCACGCGACGCGATGTGGATGCTTATCTGGAACGCGTGACCCGCAGCCGAGCCTGGATCACTGATTACAACCGTCGGCACAACTATTCTTCTCCTATGCGAGTGGATGAGGACTTAGAGGAACTGCCAGCACGTTTGCACTCTGTCACATTGCTCCTTAAAACTGCCCGTGAGGCTCTGGCAGAGTGGTTCGATGACTGGACAGTCGGTGAATGGCTAGAACAACATATCTGGCCACTACTCAATCGCCTCCAAGCACTACAGCGTGAAGCTGAGAGCATGAAGGCTGTCAAGTATTGGCCAGCAAGACCTCTGCCACTTTTGTCTGAGCTGGCTGCATTTGGAGTTTCAGAACCCAGTACTGTTGATGGTCAAGGACGGCAagagggagatggtggtggtggaagaaccTAA
- the LOC135107278 gene encoding hexosaminidase D-like isoform X3: MEVLRAWFGRAGVGAWRARRQVVWGTCVLVMVGVIYLQYAPSGLLDHPSAPRHRALNTLYSPHEHEMGQQPSERTQVQRVRFVTGGEGSQSGPEGNVDTHVHDDVDNNNNMNSINEEAVPSDPASQQHHLAVEGLQRRVAERRVQEEQVAAGGGNAGEAGAVMLPQQDLPPAGVWGGGQYRYNPYGEPVYGRTDRPNYIPAHRVVHFDLKGAPPKMSALLQLIPWLARQGATAVMLEYEDMFPWRGRLAQVAAKNHYSRKQISGLVAACRSHGLEVIPLVQTFGHLEFALKHERFAHLREVPEIPQALCPSLNESLWLVRALVDQTMALHPGARFLHIGCDEVFQLGECERCRLVVRESLFLQHMKAVARYVRQKYAAVPLVWDDMLRHVSESAMQEAQLGQLVEPMVWVYAEDVYRFVQPSVWSKFGQVFPRVWAASAFKGAFGEQLTVPNVRRHLDNNLNWLDVMSAETAKFTGGFRGLVLTGWQRYDHFAVLCELLPAAMPSLSVNLLAVSHGYFNASVQGQLYQALNCMQTPKYQTWLNLDADPFLWDKFSWCFFPGAPVFKMTARLDATRRDVDAYLERVTRSRAWITDYNRRHNYSSPMRVDEDLEELPARLHSVTLLLKTAREALAEWFDDWTVGEWLEQHIWPLLNRLQALQREAESMKAVKYWPARPLPLLSELAAFGVSEPSTVDGQGRQEGDGGGGRT; this comes from the coding sequence ATGGAGGTATTGCGGGCATGGTTTGGACGTGCAGGAGTAGGTGCATGGCGCGCCCGACGCCAAGTGGTTTGGGGGACATGTGTATTAGTGATGGTAGGTGTGATCTACCTACAGTATGCTCCCTCTGGTCTTTTAGACCATCCATCTGCACCCCGCCATCGAGCCCTCAACACTTTATATTCACCACATGAGCACGAGATGGGTCAGCAGCCTTCGGAGCGCACCCAAGTACAGCGGGTCAGATTTGTCACAGGTGGAGAAGGGTCACAGAGTGGACCAGAGGGTAATGTTGATACTCATGTGCATGATGATgttgacaataacaacaacatgaacagcATCAATGAAGAAGCAGTGCCATCTGACCCTGCCAGCCAACAGCACCACCTAGCTGTAGAGGGTTTGCAACGGCGAGTGGCTGAACGTCGAGTTCAAGAGGAACAGGTGGCTGCAGGTGGTGGGAATGCTGGTGAAGCTGGTGCTGTGATGCTGCCACAGCAAGACTTGCCACCAGCAGGTGTGTGGGGTGGTGGCCAGTACCGCTATAATCCATATGGTGAACCTGTATATGGTCGAACAGATAGACCTAACTACATCCCTGCCCATCGTGTTGTACACTTTGACCTAAAGGGTGCACCACCTAAAATGTCAGCTCTCCTCCAGCTTATTCCATGGCTTGCACGCCAGGGTGCCACAGCTGTAATGCTGGAATATGAAGACATGTTCCCATGGCGTGGCCGGCTGGCCCAGGTGGCAGCCAAAAACCACTATTCCCGGAAACAGATATCGGGCCTTGTGGCTGCCTGTCGCAGCCATGGATTGGAAGTCATCCCACTAGTACAGACCTTTGGCCATCTTGAGTTTGCTTTAAAGCATGAACGGTTTGCCCATTTGCGGGAGGTGCCAGAGATCCCACAGGCATTGTGTCCATCGCTCAATGAGTCCCTTTGGCTGGTGCGGGCCTTGGTGGACCAAACCATGGCACTCCATCCTGGGGCTCGCTTCCTTCACATTGGCTGTGATGAAGTGTTTCAGCTTGGTGAGTGTGAGCGTTGCCGTTTGGTGGTGCGTGAAAGTTTATTTTTGCAGCATATGAAGGCTGTGGCACGTTACGTCCGTCAGAAATATGCCGCCGTGCCACTTGTATGGGATGACATGTTGCGTCATGTCTCAGAGTCTGCAATGCAAGAGGCTCAGTTAGGGCAGTTGGTAGAGCCTATGGTTTGGGTGTATGCTGAAGATGTGTATAGATTTGTGCAGCCTTCAGTGTGGAGCAAGTTTGGGCAAGTATTCCCCCGGGTGTGGGCAGCATCTGCTTTCAAAGGCGCCTTTGGGGAACAGTTGACAGTGCCTAATGTACGACGACACCTGGACAATAATCTGAACTGGCTGGATGTGATGTCAGCTGAAACAGCCAAGTTCACAGGTGGATTTCGAGGCCTGGTGCTTACAGGCTGGCAGCGGTATGATCATTTTGCTGTATTGTGTGAATTGTTGCCTGCAGCCATGCCCTCACTTTCTGTAAATCTTCTGGCTGTCTCACATGGTTATTTCAATGCCAGTGTGCAAGGCCAGTTGTATCAGGCACTGAATTGCATGCAGACACCCAAATATCAAACATGGCTCAATCTGGATGCTGACCCTTTTCTGTGGGACAAATTTTCATGGTGCTTTTTCCCAGGAGCACCAGTGTTCAAAATGACAGCACGTTTGGATGCCACGCGACGCGATGTGGATGCTTATCTGGAACGCGTGACCCGCAGCCGAGCCTGGATCACTGATTACAACCGTCGGCACAACTATTCTTCTCCTATGCGAGTGGATGAGGACTTAGAGGAACTGCCAGCACGTTTGCACTCTGTCACATTGCTCCTTAAAACTGCCCGTGAGGCTCTGGCAGAGTGGTTCGATGACTGGACAGTCGGTGAATGGCTAGAACAACATATCTGGCCACTACTCAATCGCCTCCAAGCACTACAGCGTGAAGCTGAGAGCATGAAGGCTGTCAAGTATTGGCCAGCAAGACCTCTGCCACTTTTGTCTGAGCTGGCTGCATTTGGAGTTTCAGAACCCAGTACTGTTGATGGTCAAGGACGGCAagagggagatggtggtggtggaagaaccTAA
- the LOC135107278 gene encoding hexosaminidase D-like isoform X1 gives MSSIIIQRSSTGFRTKLEEASASDRSQLSTGREGVGPAGEQRLHCVGCVMEVLRAWFGRAGVGAWRARRQVVWGTCVLVMVGVIYLQYAPSGLLDHPSAPRHRALNTLYSPHEHEMGQQPSERTQVQRVRFVTGGEGSQSGPEGNVDTHVHDDVDNNNNMNSINEEAVPSDPASQQHHLAVEGLQRRVAERRVQEEQVAAGGGNAGEAGAVMLPQQDLPPAGVWGGGQYRYNPYGEPVYGRTDRPNYIPAHRVVHFDLKGAPPKMSALLQLIPWLARQGATAVMLEYEDMFPWRGRLAQVAAKNHYSRKQISGLVAACRSHGLEVIPLVQTFGHLEFALKHERFAHLREVPEIPQALCPSLNESLWLVRALVDQTMALHPGARFLHIGCDEVFQLGECERCRLVVRESLFLQHMKAVARYVRQKYAAVPLVWDDMLRHVSESAMQEAQLGQLVEPMVWVYAEDVYRFVQPSVWSKFGQVFPRVWAASAFKGAFGEQLTVPNVRRHLDNNLNWLDVMSAETAKFTGGFRGLVLTGWQRYDHFAVLCELLPAAMPSLSVNLLAVSHGYFNASVQGQLYQALNCMQTPKYQTWLNLDADPFLWDKFSWCFFPGAPVFKMTARLDATRRDVDAYLERVTRSRAWITDYNRRHNYSSPMRVDEDLEELPARLHSVTLLLKTAREALAEWFDDWTVGEWLEQHIWPLLNRLQALQREAESMKAVKYWPARPLPLLSELAAFGVSEPSTVDGQGRQEGDGGGGRT, from the coding sequence gaCGTGAGGGTGTGGGGCCTGCTGGTGAACAGAGACTACATTGTGTGGGCTGCGTGATGGAGGTATTGCGGGCATGGTTTGGACGTGCAGGAGTAGGTGCATGGCGCGCCCGACGCCAAGTGGTTTGGGGGACATGTGTATTAGTGATGGTAGGTGTGATCTACCTACAGTATGCTCCCTCTGGTCTTTTAGACCATCCATCTGCACCCCGCCATCGAGCCCTCAACACTTTATATTCACCACATGAGCACGAGATGGGTCAGCAGCCTTCGGAGCGCACCCAAGTACAGCGGGTCAGATTTGTCACAGGTGGAGAAGGGTCACAGAGTGGACCAGAGGGTAATGTTGATACTCATGTGCATGATGATgttgacaataacaacaacatgaacagcATCAATGAAGAAGCAGTGCCATCTGACCCTGCCAGCCAACAGCACCACCTAGCTGTAGAGGGTTTGCAACGGCGAGTGGCTGAACGTCGAGTTCAAGAGGAACAGGTGGCTGCAGGTGGTGGGAATGCTGGTGAAGCTGGTGCTGTGATGCTGCCACAGCAAGACTTGCCACCAGCAGGTGTGTGGGGTGGTGGCCAGTACCGCTATAATCCATATGGTGAACCTGTATATGGTCGAACAGATAGACCTAACTACATCCCTGCCCATCGTGTTGTACACTTTGACCTAAAGGGTGCACCACCTAAAATGTCAGCTCTCCTCCAGCTTATTCCATGGCTTGCACGCCAGGGTGCCACAGCTGTAATGCTGGAATATGAAGACATGTTCCCATGGCGTGGCCGGCTGGCCCAGGTGGCAGCCAAAAACCACTATTCCCGGAAACAGATATCGGGCCTTGTGGCTGCCTGTCGCAGCCATGGATTGGAAGTCATCCCACTAGTACAGACCTTTGGCCATCTTGAGTTTGCTTTAAAGCATGAACGGTTTGCCCATTTGCGGGAGGTGCCAGAGATCCCACAGGCATTGTGTCCATCGCTCAATGAGTCCCTTTGGCTGGTGCGGGCCTTGGTGGACCAAACCATGGCACTCCATCCTGGGGCTCGCTTCCTTCACATTGGCTGTGATGAAGTGTTTCAGCTTGGTGAGTGTGAGCGTTGCCGTTTGGTGGTGCGTGAAAGTTTATTTTTGCAGCATATGAAGGCTGTGGCACGTTACGTCCGTCAGAAATATGCCGCCGTGCCACTTGTATGGGATGACATGTTGCGTCATGTCTCAGAGTCTGCAATGCAAGAGGCTCAGTTAGGGCAGTTGGTAGAGCCTATGGTTTGGGTGTATGCTGAAGATGTGTATAGATTTGTGCAGCCTTCAGTGTGGAGCAAGTTTGGGCAAGTATTCCCCCGGGTGTGGGCAGCATCTGCTTTCAAAGGCGCCTTTGGGGAACAGTTGACAGTGCCTAATGTACGACGACACCTGGACAATAATCTGAACTGGCTGGATGTGATGTCAGCTGAAACAGCCAAGTTCACAGGTGGATTTCGAGGCCTGGTGCTTACAGGCTGGCAGCGGTATGATCATTTTGCTGTATTGTGTGAATTGTTGCCTGCAGCCATGCCCTCACTTTCTGTAAATCTTCTGGCTGTCTCACATGGTTATTTCAATGCCAGTGTGCAAGGCCAGTTGTATCAGGCACTGAATTGCATGCAGACACCCAAATATCAAACATGGCTCAATCTGGATGCTGACCCTTTTCTGTGGGACAAATTTTCATGGTGCTTTTTCCCAGGAGCACCAGTGTTCAAAATGACAGCACGTTTGGATGCCACGCGACGCGATGTGGATGCTTATCTGGAACGCGTGACCCGCAGCCGAGCCTGGATCACTGATTACAACCGTCGGCACAACTATTCTTCTCCTATGCGAGTGGATGAGGACTTAGAGGAACTGCCAGCACGTTTGCACTCTGTCACATTGCTCCTTAAAACTGCCCGTGAGGCTCTGGCAGAGTGGTTCGATGACTGGACAGTCGGTGAATGGCTAGAACAACATATCTGGCCACTACTCAATCGCCTCCAAGCACTACAGCGTGAAGCTGAGAGCATGAAGGCTGTCAAGTATTGGCCAGCAAGACCTCTGCCACTTTTGTCTGAGCTGGCTGCATTTGGAGTTTCAGAACCCAGTACTGTTGATGGTCAAGGACGGCAagagggagatggtggtggtggaagaaccTAA